In one Magallana gigas chromosome 7, xbMagGiga1.1, whole genome shotgun sequence genomic region, the following are encoded:
- the LOC105340731 gene encoding vitellogenin-2 isoform X1 — MLLLLAVSTALVAAAAQTPSQAYESNKEYLYEYETQALTGIPMGSTIYSGMKMKSDVRIQFRSRSSATLKMDKLTFAKINDPIESVDPTQQQVPAEMFQPLTGRDAEQMLTDLSRPINFRYVRGNVKDIHHEADDPEWSVNVKKGLLSMLEMNLEKRKELRKSSAIPQVLRPQSSDEGSMFTVMEPSIVGECETLYRISPWTSTSANPWMHITKVRNYHHCLDRPKYFASMFHLRQCAECVREQSEPLRSASQIRYTLRGNMRQFQIQSAIAESQHVFTPYSAKGGHVATYLNQTLNLVKEEDVKTSLSEPQSPTKVKSGLQYTSRELELRDSSSILQQSSNSLSTDKSSPESPQHSSSSNHHPSPQPPSPQPKTTSNQAADRIRKLLKMLEVFMKPTIQPEAGPLLMSLLEEIRTADSESLRAVYREMFQTAKTDSKQFKMLMDIIPSAGTTSATEVLVDSILNDQLPQSEAVVALGILSLSARPDVLIAKKLLDLTRSSQVSKDRYLKRAAFLCLGSVAGMLREEGWRRSREISRQEEIVKTLISQESRSQTRNELKSKKRELEDLKKREHSINTKIKQEIVKELQMLMRSTVFDDKILSFKTIGNAGLWEMIPTIRTYIQDKSQPQMLRTQAIYSLRKLARHYPDDIQTTLLPLYFDQSEKEEVRIGSYLMMTFTEPSRQLLEMVAQSLHRERNPHVGTFVYTHLEQMSNSTYPCLMSWAKNASFAMRFAKKFSPMYHYSRFMHLSGFNEMHKMGAAAELGLVTTPEEFIPRAGAVNLHTYVFGRSVNFAEIGFNTEGLQTLVSKLVGPLGELTKGKSLVDVLKQRVRRSAESSQPSDSISQIHKQLKVSPRTSPTPKGHMYMKMMGNELQYITLDGTLVDTLLREGKLLSGVSEQDLKTGLNVEVHRSTMPLDAEIMIPSECGLPLRLKLHGTAAIKVTGKVGVTGMPSIFEINRPGKQAKELSFNFELRPSVLFQLRGEMEMDAEYFKMGVALKTMAHMEAPLSLTASANLPKAKFYTKFNVEKLSEKIARLEVSPYTYFKEDPSEITKYPSPRETQEISVAKNAKVFPMSMAYGKQTLGLEIKLSGQAVVRDFEMDVPYYPMIGKQEMIVTLSPGTDPQKYVEIQFQIMKRMSQSKQQPTSEESSSSTGLLSWVSSLIGSDQSDQSSPSSSSSSSTSPPKDIRSKDTSLKDLLEHLKESQSVHPDGSVVTRNNSMGLIFNVIGIDQSRSIKRHFHISMAAGMNPSSKTTSILLRMNRSPIPTMETKPWNMDVAVNVNLPSRLADPSELLSDAYQRELEQQIEVYVRRHGESDYHRWIMLEEPRWESSVLQRLLSLSDTQEVIDEVMNSELSKSEESGTPEDRNIIDLIRKQKQILKEARKIWQRSYDSLQVQDIKAKLSSLIKRSESVRKDLEKDSASVSKSEKSDALRKYCALLQQLIDQRLDEAVRSSRRSLSSKERQDIAKSLESSKESLRKILQQQHRSPSKVDSSNSPPSSVQIDSSSVSESDSEEIKESKKPEQKDKSQQQQQPSQQSQDTVSSNQPSRVSSSSSLSKSVSDLLQKQKDVVQDISRSKESEGLKSVDEKKIKEALLLAKEVTEKIRQENSGPSPQNIERERQRLMKSVIQQQQIMKCLEQRVKKPQTASGKSEDQIKEIQRIMQEIKQENNRLSKIAATSSQQKREKEEATIRHSQSEQDTLGRLRQVHMSQIIAAQRLAVEEQGSKTDQSKQIQQIREVMNTLGQTEIQIMSIVSQKSVAEHPVDVVRKLVEVSHMQHSLLGLVAECARDELVRSVSRSEAKDSEIETLKKRAESKQVDCLQMLRSIMTSRSLKRTVSSLSGSERQSLKRLHGEVEDIRSKQIEIEKSVRKIDQDKEKSAMKPDSATIKDLVSKSKAVQDKVQKIESDIRSLKLHQKVADTTIEPQQRIEVQKNIVEKIKKMIPDSSMSSQEKESAKVSVTSQLSKLEEVKSKLQDLKREESQEKVASPSQSSRQIQSPVTSPPSSRIQNLEPSARGELRAETGREVCISMKAEYGLEGEKKKLFDVQILGTPSLEQILWERSQRSPLERSSITKRYLERKHNGSEEVTSDYLRLRLEMNMIRHLHVRAHWEKNELPRVLEEYVWRTHEAFKAMMYGQMYTEYPHSFRPKDRLEILLDLRRNNRQYDTELKLPEESNFIRGMWMPYFGPFMFESVQSIRDGVHRSFPESTSSITSRLPGQCEMKHSQIRTMDGKEYSIPDTKECEVVMAMDCSSSKHFAIKTKMDSSDSTKRVVEVHIEGKKLEIVPVNSSLVVRVDGHIRQVPEESSITISQSTGSIPSTIKVSRSQRIVSVLASQKGVRVSSDGRKVSLKITPFYYSHVCGLCGNFDGKQGNEFQSPSRTDRSDSSCLVLDYLVPDSKCDSQSIRKECQQPQSSSSGCQLESKTIRRTRLHKGESQLCLSQEPVKSCPSQCKPVDPKSTPVRMACFPHDSAKAKELERDSFKRPLDLKAQQADYTEYVQVPRSCGEM; from the exons CCTATGAAAGCAATAAGGAATACCTGTATGAGTATGAAACACAAGCACTTACCGGAATACCTATGGGGAGCACGATTTATTCCGGAATGAAAATGAAGTCCGACGTCAGGATCCAGTTCCGGTCCCGCTCGTCCGCTACCTTGAAG ATGGACAAGTTGACCTTTGCAAAGATCAACGACCCTATAGAGTCGGTGGACCCGACCCAGCAGCAGGTGCCCGCGGAGATGTTCCAGCCCCTGACGGGGAGGGACGCCGAGCAGATGCTGACGGACCTGTCCAGACCTATCAACTTCAG GTACGTCCGCGGCAACGTTAAGGATATCCACCACGAAGCAGACGACCCGGAATGGTCCGTTAACGTGAAGAAAGGTCTGCTCAGTATGCTGGAGATGAACCTTGAGAAGAGGAAGGAACTCAGAAAAAGCAGCGCCATTCCGCAAGTTCTCCGTCCGCAGTCTTCTGACGAAGGTTCAATGTTCACAGTCATGGAG CCCAGCATCGTCGGGGAGTGTGAAACACTGTACAGAATCAGTCCTTGGACCTCCACCAGTGCTAATCCATGGATGCATATCACAAAAGTCCGGAATTACCACCACTGTCTGGACAGGCCAAAGTACTTCGCCTCTATGTTCCATTTACGACAGTGCGCCGAATGTGTCAGGGAGCAG TCGGAACCGCTGAGATCCGCCTCACAGATCAGATACACCCTCCGTGGAAACATGCGACAGTTCCAGATCCAAAGCGCCATTGCAGAGAGCCAACACGTGTTCACACCGTACTCCGCCAAAGGAGGACATGTTGCTACCTATCTCAA TCAGACCCTGAATTTAGTCAAAGAGGAGGATGTGAAGACCAGTCTCTCAGAGCCGCAAAGCCCAACAAAAGTCAAGTCTGGATTGCAGTACACCTCCCGCGAGCTGGAGCTGAGAGACTCCTCCAGCATCTTGCAGCAGTCCAGTAACAGCCTGTCCACGGACAAGTCGTCTCCAGAGTCGCCACAACATTCATCATCATCCAATCATCATCCATCACCCCAGCCTCCCAGTCCGCAGCCAAAAACAACGAGCAATCAGGCGGCGGATAGG ATTAGAAAGTTGTTGAAAATGTTGGAGGTGTTTATGAAACCAACCATACAACCCGAAGCAGGTCCGCTCTTGATGTCACTATTAGAGGAGATACGAACGGCTGATTCTGAGAGCCTAAGAGCGGTATATCGAGAAATGTTCCAAACGGCGAAAACAGACAGCAAACAGTT CAAGATGCTGATGGACATCATTCCATCTGCCGGAACTACTTCCGCTACAGAAGTCCTGGTGGACTCCATCCTCAACGACCAGCTCCCACAGTCCGAGGCTGTCGTGGCTCTGGGCATTCTGTCTCTCTCTGCCAGGCCAGATGTTCTGATTGCTAAGAAACTTCTG gaTCTGACAAGAAGCAGCCAAGTTTCAAAGGACAGATATTTAAAAAGAGCTGCTTTCTTATGCTTGGGATCAGTAGCTGGAATGCTGAGAGAAGAAGGATGGAGAAGATCTCGTGAAATTTCACGCCAAGAGGAAATTGTCAAAACACTGATTTCCCAGGAATCGCGGTCACAGACTAGGAAtgaattaaaatcaaagaaaagaGAGTTAGAAGACTTGAAGAAGCGAGAACATAGTATCaacacaaaaataaagcagGAAATTGTGAAG GAATTACAAATGTTGATGAGGTCTACTGTTTTTGACGACAAAATACTGAGCTTCAAGACAATTGGTAACGCTGGACTTTGGGAAATGATCCCAACCATTAGGACATATATACAGGATAAATCTCAGCCGCAGATGCTCAGAACCCAAGCTATTTACAGCTTGCGAAAACTTGCCCGTCATTACCCAGACGAT ATTCAGACAACGTTGCTGCCTCTttatttcgaccaatcagagaAGGAGGAGGTGCGGATTGGTTCTTACCTTATGATGACGTTCACCGAGCCCTCCCGCCAGCTTCTGGAGATGGTGGCTCAGTCCCTCCACAGGGAGAGGAATCCCCACGTCGGAACATTCGTCTACACACATCTAGAACAAATGTCCAACAGTACTTACCCGTGCCTCATGTCCTG GGCAAAGAACGCTAGCTTTGCTATGAGATTTGCCAAGAAGTTTAGCCCCATGTATCATTACTCGAGGTTCATGCATCTTTCTGGATTTAATG AAATGCACAAGATGGGAGCAGCAGCCGAACTTGGTCTTGTTACCACCCCGGAAGAATTCATCCCACGTGCTGGTGCCGTTAATCTCCACACTTATGTTTTTGGACGTTCTGTAAACTTTGCAGAG ATAGGATTCAATACAGAGGGGCTACAAACACTGGTGTCTAAACTGGTGGGTCCTCTCGGTGAACTAACAAAGGGCAAGTCACTCGTAGACGTTCTGAAACAGCGAGTAAGACGAAGCGCTGAATCCTCGCAACCTTCCGATTCTATAAGTCAGATCCACAAACAG TTGAAGGTGTCTCCAAGGACAAGTCCTACACCAAAAGGtcacatgtacatgaaaatgaTGGGCAATGAACTCCAGTATATAACTCTTGATGGTACTTTGGTGGACACCCTACTTAGAGAAG GAAAGCTGTTGTCAGGTGTCTCAGAACAAGATTTGAAGACTGGACTAAACGTTGAGGTACATAGGTCAACGATGCCACTTGATGCTGAAATAATGATTCCTTCCGAGTGTGGCCTTCCCCTGCGTCTAAAACTCCATGGAACCGCTGCTATCAAAGTAACGGGCAAAGTGGGAGTAACAGGAATGCCATCAATCTTTGAAATCAATCGTCCTGGAAAACAAGCAAAGGAACTCAGCTTTAATTTTGAGCTCAGACCAAG TGTTTTGTTTCAACTACGAGGAGAAATGGAAATGGATGCGGAGTACTTCAAAATGGGAGTTGCTTTGAAAACAATGGCGCATATGGAAGCTCCACTTTCTCTTACCGCATCAGCCAATTTACCTAAGGCTAAATTTTACACGAAATTCAATGTTGAAAAACTC AGTGAGAAAATTGCCAGGCTGGAAGTTTCCCCATACACATATTTCAAAGAAGATCCATCAGAAATAACCAAATATCCTTCGCCAAGAGAAACGCAAGAAATCAGTGTAGCGAAAAATGCAAAGGTTTTCCCG atgtcAATGGCTTATGGAAAACAAACTTTAGGACTTGAAATCAAACTAAGCGGGCAAGCTGTCGTTCGTGACTTTGAAATGGACGTTCCATACTATCCTATGATCGGGAAGCAAGAAATGATCGTCACTCTTTCTCCTGGAactgatcctcagaaatatgTTGAGATTCAGTTTCAAATAATGAAACGTATGTCGCAATCCAAACAACAACCAACCTCCGAGGAGAGTTCTAGTTCGACCGGTTTATTATCATGGGTCTCTAGTTTGATTGGAAGCGATCAATCCGACCAGAGCTCACCCTCCTCTTCATCATCTTCCTCTACATCTCCCCCAAAAGACATCCGAtcaaaggatacatctttaaaGGATCTTCTAGAACATCTAAAAGAGTCGCAGTCTGTTCATCCCGATGGATCTGTAGTCACGCGAAACAACAGCATGGGATTAATTTTCAATGTCATCGGGATTGACCAATCTAGGTCTATTAAACGACACTTTCACATCAGCATGGCCGCTGGTATGAACCCTAGCTCAAAGACCACATCCATTCTTCTCCGGATGAATAGATCCCCTATTCCGACGATGGAAACTAAACCATGGAAT ATGGACGTTGCTGTCAACGTTAACTTACCAAGCAGACTCGCTGACCCGTCAGAATTGTTGTCAGACGCTTATCAAAGAGAGCTTGAGCAGCAAATAGAAGTTTACGTGAGAAGACATGGAGAATCCGACTACCACAGGTGGATTATGCTTGAAGAACCACGCTGGGAATCCTCTGTTCTTCAGAGACTTCTAAGCTTATCTGACACTCAGGAGGTCATCGATGAGGTCATGAACTCTGAACTTTCCAAATCCGAAGAGTCGGGAACCCCAGAAGACAGGAACATTATTGATCTcattagaaaacaaaaacaaattcttaAAGAAGCACGAAAGATTTGGCAAAGATCTTATGATTCCTTACAAGTGCAggatataaaagcaaagttATCTTCCCTGATCAAAAGGTCAGAGAGTGTCAGGAAAGATCTAGAGAAGGATTCAGCATCAGTTTCAAAAAGTGAAAAATCAGACGCACTTCGCAAATATTGTGCACTACTTCAACAACTGATTGACCAAAGATTGGACGAAGCTGTTCGTTCTTCAAGAAGGTCACTTTCATCAAAGGAAAGACAAGATATTGCAAAATCATTAGAGTCTAGCAAGGAATCTTTGAGAAAGATTTTACAACAGCAGCATCGTTCTCCTTCCAAAGTAGATTCGTCTAATTCACCACCTAGCTCTGTTCAAATCGATTCTTCGTCGGTCAGTGAAAGTGATTCTGAAGAAATTAAAGAATCTAAGAAACCAGAACAAAAAGATAAATCACAGCAACAACAACAGCCTTCTCAACAGTCCCAGGACACCGTGTCTAGCAATCAGCCTTCCAGAGTGTCTAGTAGTTCGTCTTTGTCAAAGTCAGTGTCAGACCTTTTGCAAAAACAGAAAGATGTGGTTCAGGATATTTCCAGGTCAAAGGAATCAGAGGGATTGAAATCTGTtgatgagaaaaaaatcaaggaGGCACTTCTTTTAGCAAAAGAAGTTACTGAAAAGATTCGTCAAGAAAATTCTGGCCCATCTCCTCAAAATATCGAGAGGGAAAGACAAAGACTCATGAAATCCGTCATTCAACAACAGCAAATAATGAAATGTTTGGAGCAGCGGGTAAAGAAACCACAAACCGCCTCCGGCAAATCTGAAGACCAAATAAAAGAAATTCAGAGAATTATGCAAGAAATTAAACAGGAAAATAACAGATTGTCGAAAATAGCAGCTACGTCTTCTCAACAAAAGAGAGAAAAGGAAGAAGCAACGATAAGACATTCTCAGAGTGAACAGGATACACTGGGTCGTCTGAGACAAGTTCATATGTCACAAATAATTGCTGCACAGCGATTAGCAGTAGAGGAACAAGGATCAAAGACAGACCAGTCCAAACAGATTCAACAAATAAGAGAAGTCATGAATACTCTTGGTCAAACGGAGATCCAAATAATGTCGATTGTTTCTCAAAAGAGTGTAGCAGAACACCCTGTAGATGTTGTTAGAAAACTTGTGGAAGTTTCACATATGCAGCATAGTTTACTGGGTTTAGTTGCAGAATGTGCTAGAGATGAATTGGTCAGGTCTGTTTCTAGATCCGAGGCAAAGGACTCCGAAATAGAAACTTTGAAAAAGAGGGCAGAATCAAAACAGGTTGATTGTCTGCAAATGTTGAGATCAATAATGACATCCAGGTCATTGAAACGAACTGTTTCTAGTCTTAGTGGATCTGAACGACAGTCGCTGAAAAGGCTTCACGGCGAGGTAGAGGATATTCGATCAAAGCAGATTGAAATAGAAAAGAGTGTAAGAAAAATTGACCAAGACAAAGAAAAATCTGCCATGAAACCAGATTCAGCGACGATTAAAGATCTTGTTTCAAAATCCAAAGCTGTCCAAGATAAAGTACAGAAAATTGAAAGTGATATAAGATCACTAAAACTGCATCAAAAGGTAGCAGACACTACTATAGAACCCCAACAAAGAATAGAAGTCCAAAAGAATATTGTCGAGAAGATCAAAAAGATGATCCCTGATTCATCAATGAGTTCACAAGAAAAGGAGTCTGCCAAGGTCTCAGTGACAAGTCAGTTAAGTAAACTAGAAGAAGTGAAAAGTAAGCTCCAAGATCTAAAAAGAGAAGAGTCTCAGGAAAAAGTAGCAAGCCCTAGCCAAAGTTCTCGGCAAATTCAATCCCCTGTTACAAGTCCACCTAGCAGTAGGATACAAAATCTAGAGCCATCCGCTCGAGGTGAGCTTCGGGCTGAGACTGGCAGGGAAGTCTGTATATCTATGAAAGCAGAATATGGATTGGAAGGCGAAAAGAAGAAATTATTCGATGTTCAG ATACTCGGAACACCATCTTTGGAGCAAATATTGTGGGAAAGATCACAGAGATCGCCTTTAGAGAGAAGCAGCATCACCAAAAGGTATCTCGAGAGGAAACACAATGGTTCTGAAGAAGTAACCTCAGATTATCTAAGACTCCGTCTGGAAATGAATATGATACGGCATTTACATGTCCGTGCTCATTGGGAAAAG AACGAATTACCTCGTGTGCTTGAGGAGTATGTCTGGCGAACCCATGAAGCCTTCAAAGCTATGATGTATGGACAGATGTACACAGAGTATCCACACTCATTCCGTCCCAAAGACAGACTAGAAATTCTACTTGACCTCAGGAGAAACAACAGACAA TATGACACCGAATTAAAACTTCCGGAAGAATCCAATTTCATCAGAGGAATGTGGATGCCGTACTTTGGGCCATTCATGTTCGAGTCCGTTCAGAGTATAAGGGATGGAGTCCACCGTTCTTTCCCGGAATCAACGTCGAGCATAACCAGTCGTCTGCCAG GACAATGCGAGATGAAACACTCCCAAATTCGAACGATGGACGGAAAGGAATACAGCATTCCAGACACGAAGGAGTGTGAAGTCGTAATGGCTATGGACTGCTCCTCCTCAAAGCACTTCGCCATTAAAACTAAGATGGATTCCTCCGACTCCACCAAACGA GTAGTGGAAGTACACATTGAAGGCAAGAAGTTGGAGATAGTTCCCGTGAATTCTTCACTAGTTGTAAGAGTTGATGGTCATATACGACAAGTTCCAGAGGAGTCTTCTATCACTATCAGCCAGTCCACTGG CAGTATCCCATCAACTATTAAAGTCAGTCGGAGTCAAAGAATTGTTTCCGTCTTAGCCTCACAAAAGGGTGTTCGTGTGTCTTCTGATGGACGTAAAGTATCTCTCAAG ATAACCCCATTCTACTACTCCCACGTTTGTGGTTTGTGTGGAAACTTCGACGGCAAACAAGGAAACGAGTTTCAGAGTCCTAGTAGGACCGATCGCTCCGACTCCAGCTGTCTCGTCCTCGATTACCTCGTTCCAGATAGCAAATGTGACTCACAAAGTATCAGAAAGGAGTGTCAGCAACCACAGTCTTCCTCGT CTGGATGCCAGCTGGAAAGCAAAACCATTAGAAGAACCCGTCTACACAAAGGAGAATCCCAGCTCTGTCTCTCCCAGGAACCCGTGAAGAGCTGTCCGAGTCAGTGTAAACCAGTGGACCCAAAGTCTACCCCCGTCCGTATGGCTTGTTTCCCTCATGACAGCGCTAAAGCAAAGGAGCTAGAGAGAGATAGCTTCAAGCGCCCTCTTGATCTTAAGGCCCAGCAAGCAGACTATACCGAGTATGTCCAGGTTCCAAGGAGCTGTGGAGAAATGTAA